The window GAGAGAGGCATGATGCGGCTCGCGATGTGAGGGGGGACGTGCGACGGCCGCCCGCGGCTCGGGCGAGCGGCAGGGGATGGTCGGCGCGGGTATATTCAGCTGTGCTCAGGGGCGGGGAGCGCGGGGCGCGCCCCTCGTCCGTCATCGCTGCGCGACGGCATCCCTCGACAGGCTCAAGACACGCCTGTTTCCCGCGAGCGGGAAAGGATCGGCGCGTCCGGCGTCGGGCATGAAAAAGGCCCGCGGGAGGAGCGAGCCTGGGCCCACGCCCGCGAAGCGGGATGGGGAGGCTTGCGGAGGGCAGGAGCCCCGGGCCGAGCCGCAATCCTGCAGCGAAGCTGTTCAGACTAGATCAGGCGCCCGGAGTCAAGAACAAATCAGGAACTGAATGCCCATCAGGGCTCCGCCCCGAGCCTCGCCGAAGGGCCACCGAGCCTGTTCACAGGCCCGGTGCCTCGATGGGGCATGTCGGCGGGAGCCGACATGCTGTGCCCTTCGAGATCCCGTGTTCAGTCGCCCCGGAACCGCTCCTCCCGCCACGGGTCGCCCCGCATGTGATAGCCGCTCTCCTCCCAGAAGCCGGCCTCGTCCTTCTCGGTGAAACGCAGCGCGCGCAGCCACTTGGCGCTCTTCCAGAAGTACAGGTGCGGCACCAGGAGCCGCGCCGGGCCGCCGTGGTCGGGCGTGATCGGCTGTCCCGCGTAACGCGTCGCGATCATGGCCCGGCCGCCGACGAGGTCCGCGGCCGGCACGTTGGTCGAATAATCGTCGAAGGAGACCGCCAGGGCGTAGGGGGTCGGCGGCTCGCCGCGCGTGGCGTCGGCGAGGAGGTCGTCCACCGTCACGCCCTCCCACAGCGTGTCAAACTTCGACCAGGTCGTCACGCAGTGGATGTCGCCGCGCCACTTCGTCTTCGGCAGGGCATCGAACTGCTCCCAGCTCCAGCTCTTCACCGGCCGGGCGCGGTCGTAGAGCACGAAGCGCCACCGGAGCA is drawn from Lichenibacterium dinghuense and contains these coding sequences:
- a CDS encoding sulfite oxidase-like oxidoreductase, yielding MATRGFTGRRPSDEARARLPPGQHEVKDFPILQIGPTPRIDMLRWRFVLYDRARPVKSWSWEQFDALPKTKWRGDIHCVTTWSKFDTLWEGVTVDDLLADATRGEPPTPYALAVSFDDYSTNVPAADLVGGRAMIATRYAGQPITPDHGGPARLLVPHLYFWKSAKWLRALRFTEKDEAGFWEESGYHMRGDPWREERFRGD